In one window of Erwinia tasmaniensis Et1/99 DNA:
- a CDS encoding YggS family pyridoxal phosphate-dependent enzyme translates to MTSIKHNLQQVQQRISAAAAQCGRCPQEITLLAVSKTKPASAIEEAVAAGQHCFGENYVQEGVDKIQLLANPDLVWHFIGPLQSNKSRLVAENFDWCHTVDRLRIAERLSQQRPDPLPPLNVLIQINISAEQSKSGIMLAELPALAQQIAALPRLKLRGLMAIPAPQDDYASQLAVCQQMAAAFKQLQQQYPGVDTLSLGMSDDMDAAIAAGSNMVRIGTAIFGARDYVSAAATHNN, encoded by the coding sequence ATGACTTCGATTAAGCACAACTTACAGCAAGTCCAACAGCGGATCTCGGCGGCAGCCGCGCAATGCGGGCGCTGCCCACAAGAGATTACGCTGCTTGCAGTGAGCAAAACAAAACCTGCGAGCGCCATCGAAGAAGCGGTCGCCGCCGGACAGCATTGCTTCGGTGAAAATTACGTGCAGGAAGGGGTAGATAAAATCCAGCTGCTGGCAAACCCTGACCTTGTCTGGCACTTTATCGGGCCGCTACAGTCCAATAAAAGTCGCCTGGTGGCGGAGAACTTCGACTGGTGTCATACCGTCGATCGCCTGCGTATTGCCGAGCGCCTTAGCCAGCAGCGCCCCGATCCCCTGCCTCCGCTTAATGTGCTGATTCAAATAAATATCAGCGCAGAGCAGAGCAAATCAGGCATTATGCTGGCAGAGCTGCCGGCGCTGGCGCAGCAGATCGCGGCGCTACCGCGTCTGAAGCTACGTGGCTTAATGGCTATCCCTGCACCTCAGGACGACTATGCCAGTCAGCTGGCGGTGTGCCAGCAGATGGCGGCAGCGTTTAAACAGCTGCAACAGCAGTATCCCGGCGTGGATACTCTCTCGCTGGGCATGAGTGATGATATGGACGCCGCGATTGCGGCGGGAAGCAACATGGTGCGAATTGGCACCGCCATTTTCGGCGCGCGCGACTATGTTAGCGCCGCCGCTACACACAATAACTAA
- a CDS encoding YggT family protein, with amino-acid sequence MLALIFLVTTVMAIYIKVLLLRIWMQWARCDFYNPFSQFVVKITQPVVKPLRRIIPSIGPLDTASLLIAYIVSVLSIPVMLRLFIPDPIFLYLGLVLLVKAAGMLVFWVIIVRSLMSWVSQGRNPVDYVLLQLTEPLMAPIRRIIPAMGGIDFSAMAVILVLYMLNFLGLEYIPGWAQF; translated from the coding sequence ATGCTAGCGTTGATCTTTCTGGTAACTACGGTGATGGCGATTTATATCAAAGTGCTGTTACTGCGCATCTGGATGCAGTGGGCACGTTGCGACTTCTACAACCCGTTTTCGCAATTTGTGGTGAAAATCACCCAGCCTGTGGTTAAACCACTGCGGCGCATTATCCCGTCCATCGGGCCGCTTGATACCGCCTCACTGCTGATAGCGTATATCGTCAGCGTGCTGTCGATCCCGGTGATGCTGCGCCTGTTTATCCCCGATCCGATTTTCCTCTATCTGGGCCTGGTGCTGCTGGTAAAAGCCGCCGGCATGCTGGTATTTTGGGTGATTATCGTGCGCTCGTTGATGAGCTGGGTCAGCCAGGGACGTAATCCGGTGGATTATGTGCTGTTACAGCTGACGGAGCCGTTAATGGCACCCATCCGCCGCATTATCCCGGCAATGGGCGGTATCGACTTCTCTGCGATGGCGGTGATCCTCGTCCTGTATATGCTGAATTTCCTCGGGCTGGAATATATTCCAGGCTGGGCGCAATTCTAA
- the rdgB gene encoding RdgB/HAM1 family non-canonical purine NTP pyrophosphatase, with amino-acid sequence MQQVVLATGNPGKVRELADLLAAFGLDIVAQTALGVESAEETGLTFIENAILKARHASAVTGLPAIADDSGLAVDVLGGAPGIYSARYAGEEATDRQNLDKLLAALNAVPDGERQAHFHCVLVYLRHAADPTPLVFHGSWTGEIAHSAAGVGGFGYDPIFFVPELGKTAAEMSKSEKLAVSHRGKALNLLLDAMKHG; translated from the coding sequence ATGCAACAAGTTGTACTCGCCACCGGCAACCCCGGTAAGGTGCGTGAGCTGGCCGACCTGCTGGCCGCGTTTGGCCTTGATATCGTGGCGCAGACAGCGCTGGGCGTAGAGTCAGCCGAAGAAACCGGTTTGACCTTTATTGAGAACGCCATCCTGAAGGCGCGTCACGCTTCAGCCGTCACCGGACTACCGGCAATTGCCGACGATTCCGGTCTGGCGGTCGACGTCCTTGGCGGAGCGCCGGGTATTTATTCAGCCCGCTATGCGGGTGAAGAAGCAACCGATCGGCAGAACCTGGACAAACTTCTGGCGGCGCTGAATGCCGTGCCGGACGGCGAACGCCAGGCGCATTTTCACTGCGTACTGGTGTATCTGCGCCATGCCGCAGACCCTACGCCGCTGGTGTTCCATGGCAGCTGGACGGGCGAGATTGCGCATAGCGCTGCTGGCGTTGGTGGTTTCGGCTACGATCCGATTTTCTTTGTCCCGGAGCTGGGTAAGACCGCAGCCGAGATGAGCAAAAGCGAAAAGCTGGCCGTTTCCCATCGCGGGAAGGCGCTGAACCTGCTGCTGGACGCGATGAAACATGGTTAA
- the hemW gene encoding radical SAM family heme chaperone HemW — MVNLPALSLYIHIPWCVQKCPYCDFNSHALKGEVPHEEYVQHLLNDLDTDLPLTSGREVGTVFIGGGTPSLLSGEAMQMLLDGVRARLPLSPDAEITMEANPGAVEADRFSSYQRAGINRISIGVQSFSPAKLQRLGRIHGPDEARRAAELAAGLGLRSFNLDLMHGLPDQSLEEALDDLRQAIALNPPHLSWYQLTIEPNTLFASRPPRLPDEDDLWDIFEQGHQLLSAAGYQQYETSAYAKPGYRCEHNLNYWRFGDYLGIGCGAHGKLTQPDGTIIRTSKTRHPRGFMSGNYLDKRCEVADAEKPFEFFMNRFRLLEAAPRAEYTRYTGLPEHSVRAQIDTALAKGYLTETAEYWQVTEKGKLFLNSLLELFLAE; from the coding sequence ATGGTTAATCTGCCCGCGTTAAGCCTGTATATCCACATTCCCTGGTGTGTACAGAAATGCCCCTATTGCGATTTCAATTCCCACGCGCTGAAAGGCGAGGTGCCGCATGAAGAATACGTGCAGCATCTGCTGAACGACCTGGATACTGACCTGCCGCTGACATCGGGACGCGAAGTCGGCACTGTCTTTATCGGTGGCGGTACGCCCAGCCTGCTAAGCGGTGAGGCGATGCAGATGCTGCTGGACGGCGTGCGCGCAAGGCTGCCGCTGTCGCCGGACGCGGAGATCACCATGGAAGCCAATCCCGGCGCGGTCGAGGCCGATCGCTTTAGCAGCTATCAGCGCGCCGGGATTAACCGTATTTCCATTGGCGTACAGAGTTTCAGCCCGGCAAAACTACAGCGCCTCGGGCGCATTCACGGCCCGGATGAAGCCAGGCGCGCGGCGGAGCTTGCCGCCGGACTCGGCCTGCGCAGCTTTAACCTTGACCTGATGCACGGCCTGCCCGACCAGTCTCTGGAAGAAGCGCTGGACGATTTACGCCAGGCGATTGCCCTGAACCCGCCGCATCTGTCGTGGTACCAGCTGACGATTGAGCCAAACACGCTGTTTGCCTCAAGACCGCCGCGCTTACCTGATGAAGACGACCTGTGGGATATTTTCGAGCAGGGCCACCAGCTGCTGAGCGCCGCCGGCTATCAGCAGTATGAAACGTCCGCCTATGCCAAACCCGGCTATCGCTGCGAGCACAATCTGAACTACTGGCGTTTCGGTGATTACCTCGGCATTGGCTGCGGCGCGCACGGTAAGCTGACCCAGCCTGACGGAACGATTATCCGCACCAGCAAAACCCGCCATCCGCGTGGGTTTATGTCCGGTAACTATCTGGATAAGCGTTGTGAGGTGGCCGATGCCGAGAAGCCGTTCGAGTTCTTTATGAACCGCTTTCGCCTGCTGGAAGCCGCGCCGCGCGCCGAATATACGCGCTATACCGGCCTGCCAGAGCACAGCGTACGTGCGCAGATCGACACCGCGCTGGCCAAAGGCTATCTGACGGAAACCGCTGAATACTGGCAGGTAACCGAGAAAGGTAAACTGTTTCTGAACTCGCTGCTGGAACTGTTCCTGGCGGAATAG
- a CDS encoding YggN family protein, which translates to MRKILFSGALLLLAAGQAQADYQCRVNPQDDIVINPQQVKVVGASGNLSISPSGDVQRNGNLVNIDPATRQKAVDYQNALRRDLPWIDGGAKQRLEKGRVALDRVIVDKLGQESSVRKRLTTLDGQLKQQMNRIIEQRSDGLTFHHKAVAEVRQDGEQLVQSALGGVVQDSLNEMGTRSVGNGDNPLQAIMGNLGGLQQSIQAEWNNQQQDFQNFGHEVCHRVIKLEDQRKALIAGLK; encoded by the coding sequence ATGCGCAAAATCCTTTTCAGTGGAGCACTGCTGCTGCTGGCCGCAGGCCAGGCCCAGGCAGACTATCAGTGTCGCGTTAATCCTCAGGACGACATCGTAATCAACCCACAGCAGGTGAAGGTGGTGGGAGCCAGCGGCAATCTGTCGATCTCGCCATCGGGTGACGTGCAGCGAAACGGTAATCTGGTGAACATTGACCCGGCGACCCGGCAAAAGGCCGTCGACTATCAGAACGCGCTGCGCCGTGATTTGCCGTGGATTGACGGCGGCGCGAAGCAGCGGCTGGAAAAAGGCCGTGTGGCGCTGGATCGGGTGATTGTCGATAAGCTGGGCCAGGAGAGCAGCGTGCGTAAACGCCTGACCACGCTGGATGGTCAGCTGAAACAGCAGATGAACCGCATTATTGAGCAGCGTAGCGATGGCCTGACCTTCCACCATAAGGCGGTGGCAGAAGTACGCCAGGACGGTGAGCAGCTGGTGCAAAGCGCGCTGGGCGGCGTGGTGCAGGACAGCCTGAATGAGATGGGCACCCGGTCGGTTGGTAATGGCGATAACCCGCTACAGGCGATTATGGGCAACCTCGGGGGCTTACAGCAGTCGATTCAGGCAGAATGGAACAATCAGCAGCAGGACTTCCAGAATTTTGGTCATGAAGTCTGTCACCGCGTGATTAAACTGGAAGACCAACGTAAGGCGTTGATTGCCGGATTAAAGTGA
- a CDS encoding YggL family protein, with protein MATQRSRRLRKKMHIDEFQELGFAVGFTFPEGSDEQVIDSTVDALIDEAIAPNGLAFDGSGYLQWEGLICLQKIGKCTDEHRELVKNWLEARQLGDVKVTELFDVWWD; from the coding sequence ATGGCTACACAACGCAGTCGTCGTCTTCGCAAGAAAATGCATATCGATGAGTTTCAGGAATTAGGTTTCGCCGTCGGCTTCACCTTCCCGGAAGGGAGCGACGAACAGGTTATTGATAGCACCGTTGATGCGCTGATCGATGAAGCGATCGCTCCGAACGGACTGGCGTTTGACGGCAGCGGCTATCTGCAGTGGGAAGGTCTGATCTGCCTGCAGAAAATCGGCAAATGCACTGATGAACATCGTGAGCTGGTGAAAAACTGGCTGGAAGCACGCCAGCTGGGTGACGTGAAAGTGACCGAACTTTTTGACGTCTGGTGGGACTAA
- the trmB gene encoding tRNA (guanosine(46)-N7)-methyltransferase TrmB, which translates to MKNDVISPEFDENGRALRRIRSFVRRQGRLTKGQQQALDQLWPVMGVEYQPEPVDLTALFGREAPLVLEIGFGMGASLVAMAASNPQQNFLGIEVHSPGVGACLATAQEAGVDNLRVMCHDAVEVLNTMIPDNSLRMVQLFFPDPWHKARHNKRRIVQVPFAELVMRKLKLGGVFHMATDWEAYAQHMLEVMNSIDGYKNQSQSGDWVPRPDSRPLTKFEQRGQRLGHGVWDLMFERVK; encoded by the coding sequence ATGAAAAACGATGTTATCTCACCGGAATTTGACGAAAACGGTCGCGCCTTACGCCGTATCCGCAGCTTTGTACGTCGTCAGGGCCGTCTGACCAAAGGTCAGCAGCAGGCGCTGGATCAGCTGTGGCCGGTGATGGGCGTTGAGTATCAGCCGGAACCGGTGGATTTAACCGCTCTGTTTGGCCGGGAAGCCCCGCTGGTGTTAGAAATCGGCTTCGGTATGGGCGCATCGCTGGTCGCGATGGCTGCCAGCAACCCGCAGCAGAACTTCCTCGGCATTGAAGTGCATTCACCGGGCGTGGGTGCCTGCCTGGCAACGGCGCAAGAGGCCGGGGTGGATAATCTGCGCGTGATGTGTCATGACGCGGTAGAAGTGTTGAATACCATGATCCCGGATAACTCGCTGCGCATGGTGCAGCTGTTTTTCCCGGACCCGTGGCATAAGGCGCGTCACAACAAACGCCGCATTGTGCAGGTGCCGTTCGCCGAGCTGGTAATGCGTAAGCTGAAACTGGGCGGCGTGTTCCATATGGCAACCGACTGGGAAGCCTATGCGCAACATATGCTGGAGGTGATGAACAGCATCGACGGCTATAAAAATCAGTCACAAAGCGGTGACTGGGTACCGCGCCCGGACTCGCGACCGCTAACGAAATTTGAGCAGCGCGGCCAGCGTCTTGGTCACGGTGTATGGGATCTGATGTTTGAGAGGGTTAAATAA
- the mutY gene encoding A/G-specific adenine glycosylase, whose translation MQASQFSQQVLDWYQRYGRKTLPWQLEKTPYKVWLSEVMLQQTQVATVIPYFERFMARFPDVSDLAAAPLDEVLHLWTGLGYYARARNLHKAAKTVVEKHGGVFPQTFAEVADLPGVGRSTAGAILSLALGKHFPILDGNVKRVLARCYAVAGWPGRKEVEKRLWQISEEVTPADGVSRFNQAMMDIGAIVCTRSKPKCEICPVNSGCMAYAHGSWAQYPGKKPKKTIPERTGWLLLMQQGQDVWLEQRPPVGLWGGLFCFPQYATESDLRAALRARGVDDSKLQQMNAFRHTFSHFHLDIVPVWLDLPSARLAMDDGAGLWYNLAQPPAVGLAAPVDRLLQQLRQPQQMALNACATEEEK comes from the coding sequence ATGCAGGCATCGCAGTTTTCACAGCAGGTACTGGACTGGTATCAGCGCTATGGACGTAAAACTCTGCCGTGGCAGCTGGAAAAAACGCCTTACAAAGTCTGGCTGTCCGAAGTGATGCTGCAGCAAACCCAGGTCGCCACCGTCATTCCCTACTTTGAGCGCTTTATGGCACGTTTCCCCGACGTGAGCGATCTGGCCGCCGCCCCGCTGGATGAAGTGCTGCATCTGTGGACCGGCCTCGGCTATTACGCGCGTGCGCGCAATCTGCATAAGGCGGCAAAAACCGTGGTGGAGAAGCACGGCGGGGTGTTCCCGCAAACCTTCGCGGAGGTCGCCGATCTGCCCGGCGTCGGTCGTTCAACGGCGGGGGCCATTCTGTCACTGGCGCTGGGCAAGCACTTTCCTATCCTTGATGGCAACGTCAAGCGTGTGCTGGCCCGCTGTTATGCCGTCGCGGGCTGGCCTGGCCGCAAAGAGGTGGAAAAGCGCCTGTGGCAAATCAGTGAAGAGGTGACTCCCGCCGACGGCGTCAGCCGGTTTAATCAGGCGATGATGGATATCGGCGCGATAGTGTGCACACGCTCGAAGCCTAAGTGTGAGATCTGCCCAGTGAATAGCGGCTGCATGGCGTATGCTCACGGCAGCTGGGCACAGTACCCGGGTAAAAAACCTAAAAAAACGATCCCAGAGCGCACCGGCTGGCTGCTGCTGATGCAGCAAGGTCAGGACGTATGGCTGGAACAGCGCCCGCCGGTCGGACTGTGGGGCGGATTGTTCTGCTTCCCGCAGTACGCTACCGAGTCCGATCTGCGCGCGGCACTGCGCGCACGCGGGGTCGATGACAGTAAACTGCAACAGATGAACGCTTTCCGCCATACCTTCAGCCATTTCCATCTGGATATTGTGCCCGTCTGGCTGGATCTGCCTTCTGCCCGGCTGGCAATGGATGATGGCGCGGGTCTCTGGTATAACTTAGCGCAGCCGCCCGCCGTGGGGCTGGCCGCACCGGTGGATCGCCTGCTACAGCAGCTGCGCCAGCCACAACAAATGGCGCTGAACGCTTGCGCGACAGAAGAGGAAAAGTAA
- a CDS encoding oxidative damage protection protein → MSRTIFCTFLQRDAEGQDFQLYPGDTGKRIFNEISKEAWSKWMAKQTMLINEKKLSMMNPDDRKLLEQEMIKFLFEGHEVHIEGYTPPEE, encoded by the coding sequence ATGAGCCGCACTATATTTTGTACGTTCTTGCAACGTGATGCCGAAGGACAGGATTTCCAGCTCTATCCTGGAGACACCGGTAAACGTATCTTTAATGAGATTTCGAAAGAGGCCTGGTCAAAATGGATGGCAAAGCAGACCATGCTTATCAATGAAAAGAAACTGAGTATGATGAATCCTGATGACCGCAAACTGCTGGAACAGGAGATGATTAAGTTCTTGTTCGAAGGTCATGAAGTTCATATCGAAGGTTATACCCCGCCGGAAGAATAA
- the mltC gene encoding membrane-bound lytic murein transglycosylase MltC, with translation MNKKLISLLIIAPLLISCSSKKQNVFHEEWVKDTNAFDILMGQFAHNIENIWGINEVLIAGPKDYVKYSDGYYTRSHINFEAGSITIETIAGTDPTASLRQAIITTLLIGEDPSNVDLYSDANDIQTGKEPLLYGQVLDNTGQPIRWQGRAASFADYLIQNKLQRRNSGLHTIWSVTIPMVPNHLDKRAHKYLPMVRKAAERYGVDQSLILAIMQIESSFNPYAVSHADALGLMQVVQHTAGLDVFRMKGKWGKPSRSYLLDPENNIDAGAAYLSLLQGSYLSGINNPTSRRYAVITAYNGGAGSVLRVFSSNKDRAFNTINGLSPSEVYQTLTNKHPSAESRRYLYKVNNAQKGYHRY, from the coding sequence ATGAACAAGAAACTGATTTCTTTACTAATTATCGCACCGTTATTGATATCCTGCTCCAGCAAGAAACAGAACGTCTTCCATGAAGAGTGGGTTAAAGACACCAATGCCTTTGATATTTTGATGGGACAGTTTGCCCACAACATCGAAAATATCTGGGGGATCAATGAGGTGCTGATAGCCGGCCCGAAAGACTATGTGAAGTACAGCGATGGCTACTACACCCGCAGCCATATCAACTTTGAAGCCGGTAGCATCACCATTGAAACCATCGCCGGGACTGACCCAACGGCCAGCCTGCGTCAGGCGATTATCACTACCCTGCTGATCGGTGAAGATCCCAGCAACGTCGATCTCTATTCTGACGCCAATGATATTCAGACAGGCAAAGAGCCGCTGCTTTACGGCCAGGTACTGGATAACACCGGGCAGCCCATTCGCTGGCAGGGGCGCGCCGCCAGTTTTGCGGACTACCTGATCCAAAATAAACTACAGCGGCGCAATTCCGGACTGCATACGATCTGGTCGGTCACCATCCCGATGGTGCCAAACCATCTCGACAAACGTGCGCATAAATACCTGCCTATGGTGCGCAAAGCCGCAGAGCGCTACGGCGTCGATCAGTCGCTAATCCTGGCGATTATGCAGATTGAATCCAGCTTTAACCCCTATGCGGTAAGCCATGCTGATGCCCTGGGCCTGATGCAGGTCGTGCAGCATACTGCCGGTCTTGACGTTTTCCGCATGAAGGGGAAATGGGGCAAACCCAGCCGCAGCTATTTGCTGGACCCTGAAAACAACATTGATGCCGGAGCAGCCTATCTCTCCCTGCTTCAGGGCAGCTATCTTTCTGGTATCAATAACCCAACCTCACGGCGCTATGCGGTCATTACCGCCTATAACGGCGGAGCGGGTAGCGTGCTGCGGGTGTTTTCCAGCAATAAAGATCGTGCTTTCAACACGATTAACGGCCTGTCACCTTCAGAGGTTTACCAAACGCTGACCAACAAACACCCGTCGGCCGAGTCACGCCGTTACCTGTATAAAGTGAACAACGCCCAGAAGGGCTATCACCGTTACTAG
- a CDS encoding TetR/AcrR family transcriptional regulator codes for MENEVTVEQRDPVDILVLTRTRARTRLLLIDTAIRLFDGGAFPSITEVAHEAQLSRATAYRYFPTQNALVSAIVAATLSPMADWQPTHQDVIARIDELLSFAFPHMLKHEGTLRAALHLSLTQWARLQSADSPPRQERLVRSNHAAILSLVTLPLKDELTTELNDRVVRALSLVYGSEIFLVMKDIWGCDNDELQEIGKWIAKAIVHQAREDARATE; via the coding sequence ATGGAAAATGAGGTTACCGTGGAACAGAGGGATCCCGTCGACATTCTGGTATTAACGAGAACGCGAGCCAGAACACGTCTCCTACTGATTGACACCGCAATAAGACTGTTTGACGGGGGAGCTTTTCCGTCTATTACGGAAGTCGCGCATGAAGCGCAGCTGTCACGCGCCACCGCCTATCGTTACTTCCCTACACAAAATGCGCTAGTTTCAGCTATTGTCGCCGCGACGCTGAGCCCGATGGCAGACTGGCAGCCCACCCATCAGGACGTAATTGCGCGTATTGATGAATTACTCAGTTTCGCATTTCCCCATATGCTGAAGCACGAGGGCACTCTGCGCGCCGCGCTACATCTGTCTTTGACGCAGTGGGCGCGATTACAGTCAGCCGATTCTCCACCGCGACAGGAAAGGCTGGTGCGCAGTAATCACGCGGCGATACTGTCGCTGGTCACGCTGCCGCTAAAGGACGAACTGACCACGGAGTTAAACGATCGCGTGGTGCGCGCACTGTCACTGGTTTATGGTTCAGAGATTTTTCTGGTCATGAAGGATATTTGGGGCTGCGATAACGATGAGCTGCAGGAGATAGGTAAGTGGATCGCCAAAGCGATCGTTCATCAGGCGCGTGAGGATGCGCGGGCAACAGAATAG
- a CDS encoding ornithine decarboxylase, which yields MTPLKIAASTTVAIHLRTGREVVTLDNTDFTDVAAVVLSVSDSRSGMLALLRHTGFALPVFIALDDVSQAVDLPQVDGVLNGDADDAAMLESAAAEYQSKLLPPFFHTLTKYVAMENSTFACPGHQGGAFFKKHPAGRQFYDFFGENVFRADMCNADVKLGDLLIHEGSAKHAQKFAAKVFNADKTYFVLNGTSSANKVVTNALLTRGDLVLFDRNNHKSNHHGALIQAGATPVYLETARNPFGFIGGIDAHCFDEAYIRQQISQVAADRTDDARPFRLAVIQLGTYDGTVYNARKVLDSIGHLCDYILFDSAWVGYEQFIPVMAACSPLLLDLQPGDPGIFVTQSVHKQQAGFSQTSQIHKKDNHIRGQPRFCSHKRLNNAFMLHASTSPFYPLFAALDINAKMHQGEAGRRLWHECVMLGIEARKAILERCTMIKPFIPDDVDGQPWQNAPNATIASDARYFSFAPGAQWHGFAGYEKDQYLVDPCKLLLTTPGIDAASGKYAAFGIPATILANYLRENGVVPEKCDLNSILFLLTPAESAEKMARLVTKLAQFEQHIKEDALLRDVLPTIYRKNAVRYKDYTLRRLCQEMHDLYVSHDVKALQKAMFRQQTLPQVAMNPQDANIEFIRGNVELVAVSEAAGRIAAEGALPYPPGVLCVVPGEVWGGAVQRYFLALEEGLNLLPGFSPELQGVYAAADENGIKHLQGYVIAK from the coding sequence ATGACCCCTTTGAAAATTGCAGCCAGCACGACCGTGGCTATTCACCTTCGTACCGGGCGTGAAGTCGTTACGTTGGATAACACAGATTTTACCGATGTGGCGGCGGTGGTGCTCTCCGTCAGTGACTCCCGATCCGGTATGCTGGCACTGTTACGCCACACCGGCTTTGCGCTACCGGTCTTTATCGCGCTGGACGACGTTTCACAGGCGGTGGACTTACCGCAGGTCGATGGCGTACTGAATGGGGATGCAGACGATGCTGCGATGCTGGAATCTGCCGCGGCAGAGTACCAGTCAAAGCTACTGCCTCCTTTCTTTCACACGCTGACTAAATATGTTGCGATGGAGAACAGCACCTTTGCCTGTCCTGGCCATCAGGGCGGTGCTTTCTTCAAAAAACACCCGGCCGGGCGTCAGTTTTACGACTTCTTTGGTGAGAATGTATTTCGTGCGGATATGTGCAACGCCGATGTGAAGCTCGGCGATTTGCTCATCCACGAGGGTTCCGCGAAACACGCGCAAAAATTTGCCGCTAAGGTGTTTAATGCAGATAAAACCTACTTTGTGCTGAACGGCACGTCCAGCGCCAACAAAGTGGTGACCAATGCGCTACTGACCCGTGGCGACCTGGTGTTATTTGACCGCAATAACCATAAATCTAACCATCATGGTGCGCTAATCCAGGCTGGAGCTACGCCGGTTTATCTTGAAACCGCGCGCAACCCGTTTGGCTTTATCGGCGGTATTGACGCGCACTGCTTTGATGAAGCCTATATTCGTCAGCAGATTTCTCAGGTGGCAGCCGATCGCACCGATGATGCACGTCCGTTCCGCCTGGCGGTGATCCAGCTTGGTACCTACGATGGCACGGTTTACAACGCCCGTAAGGTGCTCGACAGCATTGGGCATTTGTGCGATTACATTCTTTTTGACTCGGCATGGGTCGGTTATGAGCAGTTTATTCCGGTGATGGCTGCCTGTTCGCCGTTGCTGCTCGATCTGCAACCCGGCGATCCCGGTATTTTCGTCACGCAGTCGGTACATAAACAGCAGGCCGGGTTCTCTCAGACCTCTCAAATCCACAAGAAAGATAATCATATTCGCGGCCAGCCGCGTTTTTGCAGTCATAAACGCCTGAATAATGCCTTTATGCTGCATGCTTCTACCAGCCCTTTCTATCCGCTGTTTGCCGCGTTGGACATCAATGCAAAGATGCACCAGGGCGAAGCCGGACGTCGCCTGTGGCACGAGTGTGTGATGCTCGGTATCGAAGCGCGTAAGGCCATTCTTGAACGCTGCACCATGATCAAGCCGTTTATACCTGACGACGTTGACGGTCAGCCGTGGCAGAATGCGCCGAATGCGACCATCGCCAGTGACGCCCGCTATTTCAGCTTTGCGCCAGGGGCGCAGTGGCACGGCTTTGCAGGCTATGAAAAGGATCAATACCTGGTCGATCCTTGTAAGCTGCTGTTGACGACGCCGGGTATTGATGCCGCCAGCGGTAAATATGCCGCATTTGGTATCCCGGCGACTATTCTTGCCAACTATTTGCGTGAGAATGGTGTCGTACCAGAAAAATGCGACTTGAATTCAATTCTGTTCTTGCTAACCCCGGCGGAGAGTGCGGAGAAGATGGCCCGGCTGGTGACAAAGCTGGCGCAGTTTGAGCAGCATATTAAAGAGGATGCGTTGCTACGCGACGTGCTGCCGACTATTTATCGTAAAAATGCGGTGCGATATAAAGATTATACCCTGCGCCGTTTGTGTCAGGAGATGCACGATCTGTATGTCAGCCACGACGTAAAGGCCCTGCAAAAGGCGATGTTCCGTCAACAAACGCTGCCCCAGGTTGCGATGAACCCCCAGGATGCCAATATCGAATTTATCCGTGGCAACGTCGAACTGGTCGCTGTCTCGGAGGCCGCAGGGCGCATTGCTGCTGAAGGCGCACTGCCTTATCCGCCGGGCGTGCTGTGCGTAGTGCCGGGAGAAGTGTGGGGCGGGGCGGTTCAGCGCTACTTTTTAGCGCTCGAAGAGGGACTTAACCTACTGCCTGGCTTCTCACCAGAGTTGCAGGGCGTGTATGCGGCAGCCGATGAAAACGGTATTAAGCACCTGCAGGGATATGTGATCGCTAAATAG